The Drosophila simulans strain w501 chromosome 3R, Prin_Dsim_3.1, whole genome shotgun sequence genome contains the following window.
TGTAGTGTCTCCAGAGAAGCGCACAAAGTTCTCGCCAGCAAACTCAGCTCTGCAAATATGAGTAGttaagaaatttgtttatctgtGCAACTTTTTGTTACTCACTCCTCTTCGGGGACAGCAGGATTGGGATTGTCACGCATGGAGCGCGTCTTGGGATCGTAGTAGGCGGAGTTGGGATCCAAGTTCCTCAAGTACTTTGCTGTATCCTCGCGGATACGCAAGTTGCGCACCGTAATTCGCTGTTTGGAGTCCACCTTTGTGCCGGGCATGTCCACTTCGTCGACATACTTATCCTCGTTGCCCTCCTCATCGGATATTTCAGCATCGGGATCTAAGGGGTACATTAGAATGATATTGATTTAACTATAAACACTCTGTTACACGTTTACCTACCATTTTTGAGCTTCTCTGCTTTGAGTTGTCGCTTGGCCTCCTCCACCTTTTCGTACTCCTCAATGATCTCTCTGTGATTGGCCGGATCGTAACTGCTCCAGCGATCTCGTTTCTCGTCATAGTTAACCGCCGCTTCATTGACTAAATGCTCGTCGTGCACGACGATTGATTCAGCGTACTTGGCTTGGACTTTCCGCGGCCGCTCCAGGCAGTCCTTGCGTTTGTGTGTGACGGCTCCACAGTTCTCGCAGGCTCCCTTCCGGAACTTGGTAATGATGCGTGTGGTGTTAAGTCCCTTGGGCGCCCTCTTGTCCAGCTGTCCTTGCTCGTCCTCGTGCTGCGGACGTTGATGTTTGAGAGTTGGCCCCGCCGATCCGTAATACCATGGTGCATTAGATATGTACTGCGGAATGTGGGGATTTATGTCGCGACCCTCCTCGTCGACGGCGGCTGGAGCTGTTCCCGCTTTTCGAGCCTCTTCCAGCTCCTTGGCCTTGCGCCAGTCCTCGCGGGACTTCTTCTTGGGCTCCTCCTCGGCATCCTGGTCGTGCTTGCTCAGAATGATCTGCGAGACGGGCGTGCGCATGGGCCCCGAGCTCATATTGCCAGATTTTATTTACTAGATAATATTAgttgtaatatttatttctctttACTGGTATCGGCTATCGAAGAGTGTTGGCAAGCGGAGAAGCACTTGGCTTAACAGCGAAAGTGTTGGACAATCTGTGGCACCCCCACGATAGGTATCGCCCACCTTGGCACATCGCTAACGTTTTTCCAATAAGAATTGGAGTGAAGTGAACATTTTTATCAATAGTAATACGCGAAACAGTTTTAAAGCCAATAAGAAAACTACCCAGCAATGCAACGGAAAATGCTGGACACTGTGATTTTGTGAAACTGTTCGAATTCGTTGGAAAACCAAGGAAATTGCCTGGGAAAACCAATCAATTTATAACGCTGTGCAAACGGGTGCGTGTaactgtgtgcgtgcgtgtgtgtataaGCGCATACATATGtcgagcgtgtgtgtgtgtgcgctagTGTGAAGGCATCCTTAATTTTTTCGCACACATAGCTGAACACTTTTTCTCTGATATACAAGTTCCTGCGCGCGCAGATGAATTATTTCattctttttgtttcattgTTGATTGCAATATTTTCTGCCTATTTGTTGTCGTGCATACCCATTTTGTATAAACATTGCAACGAAGCGTTTCAATAACTTTTCATATAAATCCGTAAACATTTTCTATATACCAACAGTAGAGAGAGCAAGAAAGTAAGAGAGTGGTATATATAAAATCCATCGATGGGACTTTCTAAATATTACTCCGTGTGTGGTGCTTGATTGTGAAGCGAAAAATGTCAGCGAAACGTGTATCTTATAGTCAAAGAATGTGCTTAGTgtacaatttaaaaaacaaaaaatataatatttgaactACGAACATAGTGGGCATTTCGTATGTTTACCAACACTGCGGTCGTCAGTGTCAGGCTGACAGGTGGACAGTACGGCAACTCTGCCAGCTGGAAGACCTTCGTTTTCACCAAttagaaaattacaaattttccaattggaCGGGTTAGCCAAACGTTTAGTTAATTGAGCGCACTTATTGGCGTTTCGTCAGGTGTTTCCAATTGGAGTGGGCGTGAGACGCGCGTGTATTGGTGGGTAGTAGAAGTGCGAGTGAGAGGCAGCATTAGAAATTCTTGTTGTTCTCTCTTTGTTGTTTAATCTGTGGAAAAAAGTTGACTAcgcgtgtatatgtgtgtgaaagtgtgtgtatatgtgccATACATGCACACAaagaatttgcataaaaaagtgAGCAAGCAATGGCATTATATGTAATCAAAGCTAAACGACACTGAAAGTACTCAAGATTGTGTGCGAAGAAAAAGGGCAACTAAGTATGTACTTGTTCCCACCAAATTGCCAATTAGAAAACGCTTTGTATCCCAATTGGATGCGCATTAGACTAGTGGCGAGATTAGTGTACACTGAACAACAATCTGTGGAATtgtgaaataaacaaagttgCACTCCTTGGAATGATTTATACGCTAGAAATATTACCATAGCAGATGATGGTCGCGCACTATTTTCGACTTTTGTTCTACGGACTGTTGTCGTTTGAGCGATTGCCTAatgtacacacacaaacgGGCAGAAGCACAGTGGCGGCCAAAATAGTAGTGTTGAATAATAAACAATGAaaagaatttatatttttgtaagcTACAGCTTTTCGTTTTGCAAAAATGAATGTACATTTCTGTCTGTGAATCATgaatttttccaatttaacCCAGAATAAGTCAGTAACATTTTGAATCATAATagcaaaattattaatattattatccAAGAAACGTAGAACTGAATACACATcgcatttgaaattgtttattgaaCTGCTACGCAGTTAATACGCATCGTtaaggaaataaataattatatatagtGCAAATTCTTTTAGCATGTCATTACTATTTTGACCGCTGCTGTGGGCGTAGATATGTGTGTGCACAAATTCCATCGATGCGAGGCTTAATCGACCTTGGGAGTGAATCGAGTATACCGCATACGCCATTCATGAGTGTCAATGACCTACGCCAACATTGGCCCACAGCGAAAGATGCGAGTGGCAGTCGGGCGATTGATTAACCCATCTCGAACTGCTCTTCATCCGATTGCAGATCAGGATCACCAGCCAGCCGCACACCACCACAAGCCGAGTGGTCCACCGCTGCTCCCCACACAGACACGCAAGGACATCGCACGGAGGACCGAGGAGCAGCCGGATCAGGCGCAGGATCACGACCAGCAATAGGATCTAGTACAGCCGGACAGGACAGTCACCGATCGCACGACCATGTTCACGGGCAAGCTGCAGATCAAGGTGTGCGAGGCGAGCGGCCTGCGGCCCACAGACTTCCAGAAGCGCCACAACCTCACCTTCGGCAAACTGGCCGACGAGCAGCTCATCGATCCCTATGTCTCCATAGATGTCGACGAGAGTCACTTCGGTAAGTTACCTCCCACTTCTGATATGGTTAGGAAACTAAAGTCAGTTAGATAGTTACAAAGATTAGTTAGCTAGcaaaagtgttgcatacttaaAAGGGTGAAAAGTTAAAGGTTTTGGCAGCtagctttatttattacttatttaccTGGTTCTTTTCTTACCCACAGATCGAGCCACCACACGGCCAAAGACATTCGATCCTGTTTGGAACGAGCAGTTCGTCCACGACGTGACCAATGTGAGCAACATCAACTTGACCGTCTTTCATGATGCCGCTCTGCCGCCGGATGACTTTGTGGCCAACTGCATCATCTCCTTCGAGGACCTCATGCAGAGCGAGACGCCTGTGCAGGATCTATGGGTGGGTTTCGAACATATAGTAGCTACATGTCTACGAATCCATATACTTATACTTCTTGAAACCTCACAGGTTAACTTGGAGCCGCAGGGCAAGATTCACGTCATCATTGAGCTGAAGAATCGCACGGGTACGTACCGAAATGAAGATCTGAAAAAAGTCTAGCGAATGCTGATCGATTCCATCTGATTTCAGATAAAGCCAAAGCCGAGGCCGTCGTGGAGCACACTGTGGCCGTTAACAAGGAGTTCAAAGAGCGCGCCGGATTCAACCGACGTCGCGGTGCCATGCGTCGTCGGGTCCATCAGGTGGGTATCCATTTAAGCAGTTGAGAATGAACGTAACTAATACGTTTCGTTTGCTTGGAACCAGGTGAATGGGCACAAGTTCATGGCCACGTTTTTGCGTCAACCCACCTTCTGTTCGCATTGCCGGGAGTTTATCTGGTAAGTGGAGCCGAGCACACATGATCGTACAACTCTCGTAACGAACTCACTTAAGGGCTGAAACATCTCCGTACATCCTAAGTTGTATACGCAGTGATTAATCTGAACATGCATTTAGTTTTGGGACCTGATTTACACACACCTCTCACCATCCGACCTacttttgatttgtttcgattcgattcgattcggttCGTTTCTACTTGGGTTGATCTATTACCTCTATGTTCTTAATGTACCACCACTCCTCATCACTCATCATCGCTCTACTTGGGCTCACATCTTTGCTCCTTTGGGTGGCTCATTCTTATGCGGTTTTAGTTTCCTTGGTTCTCTACATCCATTGGCATTAACCTGGTCTCTCCGGTGGGCTATTATGCTGCTTGGGTGGCTGCTGGGGTCATCTGGGGATCACGATCTCATTACGCTTGATTTCTTACGGCGACACTCATCCATTGAAAGTaatacactcgcacacaccaaaccaaaccacaTCAAATCAAACCACCAAAGAAACACACACCACAAATCATTCAGTtaccaaaatatatatacatacaataGCCAT
Protein-coding sequences here:
- the LOC27209075 gene encoding pre-mRNA-splicing factor Slu7; translated protein: MSSGPMRTPVSQIILSKHDQDAEEEPKKKSREDWRKAKELEEARKAGTAPAAVDEEGRDINPHIPQYISNAPWYYGSAGPTLKHQRPQHEDEQGQLDKRAPKGLNTTRIITKFRKGACENCGAVTHKRKDCLERPRKVQAKYAESIVVHDEHLVNEAAVNYDEKRDRWSSYDPANHREIIEEYEKVEEAKRQLKAEKLKNDPDAEISDEEGNEDKYVDEVDMPGTKVDSKQRITVRNLRIREDTAKYLRNLDPNSAYYDPKTRSMRDNPNPAVPEEEAEFAGENFVRFSGDTTAQATAQLFAWEAHGKGVDVHLLAEPTKLELLQKEYEQKKEQFKSSTKTHIVEKYGGEEHLQVPPKSLLLAQTEEYIEYSRSGKVIKGVEKPKARSIYEEDVYINNHTTVWGSFWNAGRWGYKCCKSFIKNSYCVGMQEPEGYSEQHPTSSTAAPTTEPEAQSQFKVPEVPPERPASEVDSASSSESSLSEEEEVKPEKKKSKKKSKKREKKKKAKEQRKQKAKNKETKDKEQTKEKDIPEELDDRKRAYNSMYDVKAPTEDEIEEWKKKRPRAEDPMLQFM